The Mytilus trossulus isolate FHL-02 chromosome 13, PNRI_Mtr1.1.1.hap1, whole genome shotgun sequence genome has a segment encoding these proteins:
- the LOC134694119 gene encoding uncharacterized protein LOC134694119 encodes MQRVNSSLVEMSKVTRRLILHIVTVIVTKNSKMVIVMFSTFTVTQLFRPARSGTTGRTRSKQQVRTWIGQFVCLSDVNATRTPSSSEKISLQSAGLGHKKIQFRLDDSEEEVFNILSTEEKGFPQLYNIGGFELLHCTSNCRELQRLNCKWDVESLREIIGSQAKIYLRPIQRNLKVIAHSVPEATSLEAECENCHNKFILSELREHVKDCNNEENDVVLLNDGKENETLENVEDGENAEEINKEVNKSESTIQETVDDIVTTCKLNNINDPIDILRICQNKIVQGRTLDIIDDADVLSGGTNYIMVDREDILKSAMTEIDEIDNLRTVSGTSLQFR; translated from the coding sequence ATGCAGCGGGTGAATTCTAGTCTAGTTGAAATGTCCAAGGTAACCAGACGATTGATCTTACATATTGTTACAGTTATTGTAACTAAAAATTCAAAGATGGTCATAGTTATGTTTTCGACTTTTACAGTAACACAACTGTTTCGGCCAGCGAGGAGCGGAACCACTGGAAGGACCAGAAGTAAACAGCAGGTGAGAACCTGGATAGGTCAATTTGTTTGCCTCTCAGACGTGAACGCAACAAGAACACCATCATCGTCTGAAAAGATTTCACTACAATCTGCAGGATTAGGTCACAAAAAGATACAGTTCCGGCTAGACGACAGCGAAGAagaagtttttaatattttgtccaCAGAAGAAAAAGGGTTCCCTCAGTTGTACAACATCGGTGGTTTTGAACTACTTCATTGCACCAGCAATTGCAGGGAACTCCAACGCCTAAACTGCAAATGGGACGTTGAGTCATTACGGGAGATAATAGGCAGCCAGGCAAAAATATACTTACGCCCGATTCAgagaaatttaaaagttattgcCCATTCCGTGCCGGAAGCAACATCACTAGAAGCAGAGTGTGAAAATTGTcacaataaatttatattaagtgAGTTAAGAGAACATGTAAAGGATTGCAATAATGAAGAGAATGATGTTGTATTACTCAATGATGGAAAAGAAAATGAGACGCTTGAAAATGTAGAAGATGGCGAGAATGCCgaggaaataaataaagaagTCAATAAATCTGAAAGTACAATACAGGAAACGGTAGACGATATTGTAACAACATGCAAATTAAACAACATTAACGATCCTATAGACATATTACGAATATGCCAAAACAAGATAGTTCAAGGCAGAACACTGGATATAATTGATGATGCAGATGTTCTGTCAGGGGGAACAAATTACATAATGGTAGACAGAGAGGACATTTTAAAGTCTGCAATGACAGAGATAGACGAAATAGACAACCTTCGAACAGTCTCCGGGACAAGTTTGCAATTCCGCTGA